A portion of the Acidihalobacter yilgarnensis genome contains these proteins:
- a CDS encoding DUF5343 domain-containing protein: MTLTNAYVQVYGQLPEIFQRISEAAAPEKFTTQHLKDWGYTSSNFRAVIPILKALGFLSADGTPTTRYHDYRGAHPRQVMAEAIKEAYGDLFTIKAKPTTADRDLIEGKFKSSHNASPNTAKLMAATFFALLDLADMNAKPPVPAEAKVVPQETPAPKEAEEVLPKVHGRPSLHYNIQIHLPATKDIEVFNAIFKSLKEHLLD, from the coding sequence ATGACACTCACAAATGCATACGTGCAGGTTTATGGTCAGTTGCCTGAGATATTTCAGCGCATCTCGGAAGCCGCTGCCCCCGAGAAGTTCACAACTCAGCATCTGAAGGATTGGGGATATACATCATCCAATTTCCGTGCCGTAATTCCAATCTTAAAGGCGCTCGGTTTCCTGTCTGCGGATGGTACACCGACTACTCGATATCACGACTATCGGGGTGCTCACCCACGGCAGGTAATGGCAGAAGCAATCAAAGAAGCATACGGTGATCTTTTTACGATCAAAGCAAAGCCCACTACCGCTGACCGCGACCTAATTGAAGGAAAATTCAAAAGTTCCCATAACGCAAGTCCCAATACCGCAAAGCTAATGGCGGCAACGTTTTTCGCGTTGTTGGATCTCGCTGACATGAATGCGAAACCACCAGTTCCAGCCGAGGCGAAGGTCGTACCACAAGAGACACCAGCGCCAAAGGAAGCAGAGGAAGTATTGCCAAAGGTGCACGGCCGTCCATCCCTGCACTACAACATCCAAATACACTTACCTGCAACAAAAGACATCGAGGTATTCAACGCAATCTTCAAGTCATTGAAGGAGCACCTCCTTGACTAA
- a CDS encoding Swt1 family HEPN domain-containing protein, which translates to MTNFRKDLRDYMFRGLMFESEAGQFQAAGIQVGADHGQAEERLLSEALTPFGVSRRNGALEMARLYAVLHCFENEVRSLIRETLEEKEGPEWANKLPAKVKQHAESRQKTAFSDSWLEGEKSDILGFVDFGQLASIILENWKHFEALMPSQHWLKQRMDELEKARNFIAHNRTLLPSEFQRIYMYVADWNRVIGL; encoded by the coding sequence TTGACTAACTTCCGGAAGGATCTCCGTGACTACATGTTTCGCGGCCTGATGTTTGAATCAGAGGCGGGGCAATTCCAGGCTGCCGGTATTCAGGTCGGTGCAGATCATGGCCAAGCCGAAGAACGGTTGCTGTCGGAAGCGCTAACACCCTTTGGTGTTTCACGCCGAAATGGCGCTCTTGAAATGGCCCGCCTGTATGCCGTTCTTCATTGCTTCGAGAACGAAGTTCGCTCCCTAATCCGCGAAACGCTTGAAGAGAAAGAAGGACCGGAGTGGGCCAACAAACTTCCCGCCAAAGTAAAGCAGCATGCCGAGTCTCGACAAAAGACAGCGTTCTCGGATTCGTGGCTTGAAGGGGAGAAGTCCGACATCCTCGGCTTTGTCGATTTCGGCCAACTGGCGTCAATCATTCTCGAAAATTGGAAACACTTTGAAGCCCTGATGCCATCTCAGCATTGGCTCAAACAACGGATGGATGAATTGGAGAAGGCCCGCAATTTTATCGCCCACAACCGCACGCTTCTCCCAAGCGAATTCCAGCGCATTTACATGTATGTCGCCGACTGGAACAGGGTTATCGGACTTTAA
- a CDS encoding DUF3010 family protein — MIVTGIFLKANQARIITLSGSRASHELLAEKFTKLDLPKNPTQDDVEVFVQAFRAHCTSNSIDKVIINRRATNGQGAGGAGTFLLEGVFLATSQAPVEFVHSATIRATDRREPDLKIERPSTVDLGKAYDLAFEGLN, encoded by the coding sequence GTGATAGTTACGGGAATTTTTCTTAAAGCCAATCAAGCTAGAATCATTACTTTATCTGGCTCACGCGCATCACATGAACTGCTAGCTGAGAAGTTTACGAAACTTGATCTGCCAAAGAATCCGACACAGGATGATGTAGAGGTGTTTGTGCAGGCATTTAGAGCTCATTGCACGAGCAACAGCATTGATAAGGTAATAATCAACAGGCGCGCCACTAACGGTCAAGGTGCTGGCGGTGCAGGAACTTTTCTCCTGGAGGGTGTTTTTCTAGCTACTTCGCAAGCTCCAGTGGAGTTTGTTCATTCAGCAACAATTCGCGCGACAGATCGGCGTGAACCTGATTTGAAAATCGAACGACCAAGCACCGTGGATTTGGGGAAAGCATACGATTTAGCATTTGAGGGCTTAAATTGA
- a CDS encoding Ig-like domain-containing protein — MDLPDTITIQINDQTGQPVPDIIVQLTVKSGNRNAYQILSPKTGSDGHAQITKPDFIGQFEDHWEMGLMDYNGTVESASPDVQVSLFDPSWHIANPEACLAWPLFKNEQGHWASRQAQYEHLVSCANPHYLATPKPVNLETNNKISLTVSKP; from the coding sequence ATGGACCTGCCAGACACCATCACCATCCAAATCAATGACCAAACCGGACAGCCGGTGCCGGACATTATTGTTCAGCTTACAGTTAAGTCTGGAAACCGGAACGCGTACCAGATACTGAGCCCTAAGACTGGGAGTGACGGCCATGCCCAGATCACGAAGCCAGACTTCATCGGCCAGTTCGAAGATCATTGGGAAATGGGCCTTATGGATTACAACGGCACAGTTGAGTCAGCGAGCCCAGATGTTCAGGTGAGCCTATTCGATCCCTCCTGGCACATAGCAAACCCAGAGGCTTGTTTGGCTTGGCCGCTGTTCAAAAATGAGCAGGGGCACTGGGCATCGCGCCAGGCACAATACGAGCACCTCGTTTCATGCGCAAACCCTCACTACTTAGCCACGCCGAAGCCGGTAAACCTTGAAACAAACAACAAAATTTCTCTTACTGTGAGCAAGCCGTGA
- a CDS encoding efflux RND transporter permease subunit produces MKFTDIFVRRPVLATALSLVILLLGLQAFTQMTVREYPQMTNSMVTITTTYPGASPSTVQGFITTRLERVIASAPGIDYMTSISSEGASIITAYMKLNYSPDAAVANIQSKVQQVVNQLPGGSQLPIVNVTVGDPTALMYIAFYGDKYSQQQITDYLLRVVQPQLASVAGVSQAQILPAGHGNGNTFAMRVWLNPSEMAALGVTAAEVTKALTANDYISAVGRTHGKNVATMITATTSLHDAASFRNLVVKQSGNTLVRLKDVAKVQLGAENYDSEAFFDGKTGSFIGIQPSPSANSLDVARGVKAALKQIDAQLPPGMHTAIPYDASTYISTSIDEVLMTVGITLGVVVLVIFLSLGSVRAVMIPVVAIPLAIIGGGFIMWVMGFSVNLLTLLAIVLAIGLVVDDAIIVVENVHRHIDEGKTPYEAALMTGRELGGPIVVMSTTLIAVFAPIGFMGGFTGSLFSEFAFTLVATVLVSMIVALTLSPMLSGKVLRPSSDHGLVHFIDTRFNAFRGLYDRLLHGSLTYVPVTLLFAAGILVSIYFLFTTTPKELAPQEDQGVVFAMGTAQPTATAGYLRRYGMMILHDFSSLPVFSKSFMVTGFVPGGGGTNGLFAGMLLKPWGQRSETAMQVVPQVQRMLGGIPGLQIAAFQKPALPGSAGGLPIQFVVQSSSSYHKIDEVTNELIKRAYGSGLFMYVTKDLKIDNPEIVLKIHRNIAASLGLTMQAITQDLQPLLGGNLVNRFDMQGRSYEVIPQVPDKFRENPSLLKQYYLQTASGKLVPASTVVSIQRSVQPEYLPQFQQQNSATIQAIPRPGVTQGEALGFLRTTAKQVFPAGFSVNYASQSRQFMQEKGGLMVTFVLAILLIYLLLAAQFESFRDPLIVLITVPMSISGALIFMSLGLATINIYTEVGLITLIGLIAKQGILIVQFANDIQRQEGLNKRAAVEKASSIRLRPILMTTGAMVFGVVPLLMATGPGAVSRFDMGLVIAAGLSIGSLFSLFVVPAVYTLLAKDVTGEYRARQEAGGDPGPSASA; encoded by the coding sequence ATGAAATTCACCGACATCTTCGTCCGCAGGCCGGTCCTCGCGACCGCGCTCAGCCTGGTCATATTGTTGCTCGGCCTGCAGGCCTTCACGCAGATGACCGTGCGTGAGTATCCGCAGATGACCAACTCGATGGTGACGATCACCACCACTTACCCGGGCGCCAGTCCGAGTACGGTGCAGGGGTTCATCACCACGCGGCTGGAGCGGGTAATCGCGAGCGCTCCCGGCATCGACTACATGACCTCGATCAGTTCCGAGGGTGCCTCCATCATCACCGCGTACATGAAGCTCAACTACAGCCCCGACGCGGCGGTGGCCAACATCCAGTCCAAGGTGCAGCAGGTGGTCAACCAGCTGCCCGGCGGCTCGCAGCTGCCGATCGTCAATGTGACCGTCGGCGATCCCACGGCCTTGATGTACATCGCCTTCTACGGCGACAAGTACAGTCAGCAGCAGATCACCGACTACCTATTGCGCGTGGTGCAGCCACAGCTTGCCTCGGTGGCGGGTGTCAGTCAGGCGCAGATCCTGCCGGCCGGTCACGGCAACGGCAATACCTTCGCCATGCGCGTATGGCTCAACCCGAGCGAGATGGCGGCCCTCGGCGTGACCGCTGCTGAAGTTACAAAGGCTTTGACCGCGAACGATTACATTTCCGCGGTAGGGCGCACGCACGGCAAGAACGTCGCGACGATGATCACCGCGACCACCAGCCTGCACGACGCGGCTTCTTTCCGTAACCTCGTGGTCAAGCAGTCCGGCAACACCCTGGTACGCCTCAAGGACGTGGCCAAGGTGCAGCTCGGTGCGGAGAACTACGACTCGGAGGCATTCTTCGACGGCAAGACCGGGTCCTTCATCGGTATCCAGCCCTCGCCCTCGGCCAATTCGCTTGATGTCGCACGCGGCGTGAAGGCGGCGCTCAAGCAGATCGACGCCCAGCTGCCGCCTGGCATGCATACCGCCATTCCCTACGATGCCAGCACCTACATCTCGACCTCGATCGACGAGGTGCTGATGACCGTAGGCATCACGCTCGGCGTGGTGGTGCTGGTGATTTTCCTGTCGCTGGGCTCGGTGCGCGCGGTGATGATTCCAGTGGTCGCCATACCGCTGGCGATCATCGGCGGCGGCTTCATCATGTGGGTGATGGGTTTTTCGGTGAACCTGCTCACGCTGCTCGCCATCGTGCTCGCCATCGGATTAGTGGTCGACGATGCCATCATCGTGGTCGAGAACGTGCATCGACATATCGACGAAGGCAAGACGCCCTACGAAGCCGCACTGATGACCGGCCGCGAACTGGGCGGGCCGATCGTGGTCATGTCCACGACGCTGATCGCGGTGTTCGCGCCGATCGGCTTCATGGGTGGCTTCACCGGAAGCCTGTTTTCCGAGTTCGCCTTCACCCTGGTGGCGACCGTGCTGGTGTCGATGATCGTGGCGCTGACGCTGTCGCCGATGCTCAGCGGCAAGGTGTTGCGACCGAGTAGCGATCACGGTCTGGTGCACTTCATCGATACGCGTTTCAACGCCTTCAGGGGGCTCTACGACCGTCTGTTGCACGGCAGTCTCACGTATGTGCCGGTCACGCTGTTGTTCGCTGCCGGTATTCTGGTGAGCATTTACTTCCTGTTCACGACGACACCCAAGGAGTTGGCGCCGCAGGAAGATCAGGGCGTGGTCTTCGCCATGGGCACGGCACAGCCGACGGCGACCGCAGGTTACCTGCGCCGCTACGGCATGATGATCCTGCACGACTTTTCGAGTCTGCCGGTGTTCTCCAAGAGCTTCATGGTGACCGGCTTCGTGCCCGGTGGCGGCGGCACCAACGGCCTGTTCGCCGGTATGCTGCTCAAGCCCTGGGGGCAGCGCAGCGAAACCGCGATGCAGGTCGTGCCGCAGGTGCAGCGGATGCTGGGCGGTATACCCGGCTTGCAGATCGCGGCCTTCCAGAAGCCAGCCCTGCCGGGTTCCGCAGGCGGCTTGCCGATCCAGTTCGTGGTGCAGTCGAGTTCGAGTTACCACAAGATTGACGAGGTCACTAACGAGCTGATCAAGCGTGCCTACGGCAGCGGCCTGTTCATGTACGTGACCAAAGATCTCAAGATCGACAACCCGGAGATCGTGCTCAAAATCCACCGCAACATCGCCGCCAGCCTCGGCTTGACCATGCAGGCGATCACCCAGGATCTGCAACCGCTGCTCGGCGGCAACCTGGTCAATCGCTTCGACATGCAGGGCCGCAGCTACGAGGTGATTCCACAGGTGCCGGACAAGTTCCGCGAGAACCCCTCGTTGCTCAAGCAGTACTATCTGCAGACGGCCTCGGGCAAGCTGGTGCCGGCCTCCACCGTGGTCTCGATTCAGCGTAGCGTGCAGCCAGAGTATCTGCCGCAGTTCCAGCAGCAGAACTCGGCGACCATACAGGCGATCCCGCGCCCCGGCGTGACCCAGGGCGAGGCGCTCGGCTTCCTGCGCACCACCGCCAAGCAAGTGTTCCCGGCCGGCTTCAGCGTTAACTACGCGAGTCAATCGCGCCAGTTCATGCAGGAGAAGGGCGGATTGATGGTGACCTTCGTGCTGGCGATACTGCTGATCTATCTGCTGCTCGCCGCCCAGTTCGAGAGCTTCCGCGATCCGCTGATCGTGCTGATCACGGTGCCGATGTCGATCAGCGGTGCGCTGATCTTCATGAGCCTGGGATTAGCCACGATCAATATCTATACCGAGGTGGGACTGATCACGCTGATCGGACTGATCGCCAAGCAGGGTATTCTGATCGTGCAGTTCGCCAACGATATCCAGCGCCAAGAGGGACTCAACAAGCGCGCGGCGGTCGAAAAGGCCTCCAGCATTCGACTGCGCCCGATCCTGATGACCACCGGTGCGATGGTCTTCGGCGTGGTGCCGTTGCTGATGGCAACCGGACCCGGTGCCGTGAGTCGTTTCGATATGGGCCTGGTGATCGCGGCCGGCCTGTCGATCGGCTCGCTGTTCTCGCTGTTCGTGGTGCCGGCGGTATACACGTTGCTGGCCAAGGACGTCACCGGGGAATATCGCGCTCGCCAAGAGGCGGGTGGTGACCCTGGCCCCTCGGCTTCGGCCTGA
- a CDS encoding IS110 family RNA-guided transposase, whose translation MTTRNDATPAATWVAIDIAKRTHAVLIETPDGKHRRFRMNSLQEDHQRLVDLLHLCPAPVRIAFEPTGDCHRTLAYRLLKEGFDVCLVSSIAGARYREALFNSWDKNDPKDAAVILALLKQGVTQRYVDPLIAGHHGLQELSKTHYQISLARTRLQHSLMTHYLPLYFPESERYFHSTQAEWFARFLIRFPTAASVRALSFEAFEREAWNVVGRKVNKRSWIRELYDTACTSVGLPIAGDDVAIETFRLQLRRYQQLIEQREALAETAHRLLQGRPDYESLRSIPGIGPVLALTILAEAGDLRRFSHHRQFLKYCGLDLSKSQSGQFRGQEKLSKRGNARLRFAFWFAATIAVRMRENSFRQKYERYVQPDPLNADRKRKALTAVAAKMARVAYSLVKHRTTYRCYFETSLPRGSTPLCRAVGTD comes from the coding sequence ATGACTACCCGCAATGATGCTACGCCAGCGGCCACCTGGGTGGCGATCGATATTGCCAAGCGTACCCATGCCGTTCTCATCGAAACGCCTGATGGCAAGCATCGGCGCTTCCGGATGAACAGCTTGCAGGAAGACCATCAGCGGTTGGTCGATCTGCTGCATTTGTGCCCTGCTCCGGTTCGTATCGCCTTTGAACCGACCGGGGATTGCCACCGGACACTGGCGTACCGTTTGCTCAAGGAGGGTTTCGATGTCTGCCTGGTTTCCTCGATCGCTGGCGCTCGTTACCGCGAGGCGCTGTTCAACTCGTGGGATAAGAACGACCCGAAGGATGCCGCAGTGATCCTCGCCCTGCTCAAGCAGGGCGTTACTCAGCGCTATGTCGATCCGCTAATCGCCGGCCACCATGGGCTGCAGGAGCTGTCCAAAACCCACTACCAGATCAGTCTGGCCCGAACGCGGCTCCAGCACAGCCTGATGACACACTATTTGCCGCTGTATTTCCCGGAGAGCGAACGCTACTTCCACTCCACGCAGGCGGAGTGGTTTGCACGCTTCCTGATCCGTTTCCCGACGGCGGCCTCAGTGCGTGCGTTGTCCTTTGAGGCGTTCGAGCGCGAGGCCTGGAACGTGGTTGGGCGCAAGGTCAACAAACGCTCGTGGATTCGGGAACTGTACGATACGGCGTGTACCAGCGTTGGCTTGCCGATCGCTGGCGACGATGTGGCCATCGAGACGTTTCGGCTCCAACTGCGCCGTTATCAGCAACTGATCGAACAACGCGAGGCCCTGGCCGAGACCGCGCATCGCCTGCTGCAGGGACGCCCCGATTACGAGTCGTTGCGATCCATTCCCGGTATAGGGCCTGTGCTCGCCCTCACTATCTTGGCCGAGGCAGGCGATTTGCGCCGTTTTTCCCATCACCGGCAGTTTCTCAAGTACTGCGGCCTGGACTTGTCCAAGTCGCAATCAGGCCAGTTCCGTGGCCAGGAGAAGTTGTCCAAGCGCGGCAACGCCAGACTGCGCTTCGCCTTCTGGTTCGCCGCCACCATCGCCGTGCGCATGCGTGAGAACAGCTTCCGGCAAAAGTACGAGCGTTATGTGCAACCCGACCCGCTCAACGCCGATCGCAAACGCAAAGCGTTGACGGCGGTCGCGGCCAAGATGGCGCGGGTCGCTTACAGCCTGGTCAAGCATCGAACCACGTACCGCTGTTATTTCGAAACGAGTTTGCCCCGTGGATCGACCCCTCTCTGTAGGGCCGTTGGGACCGATTAG
- a CDS encoding protein kinase domain-containing protein, which yields MNPKSFSTDDLPEEAQQALAQFPEFEALEYNASGANGDVLLGHHRVLKRRVALKIYFHEDSEIDQEPAILARVNHENVLKVYDARKLEANCSFYMTPAADEGDLAKFLDKYYLSTSLSHSLLCQLLSGLSALHDPTIGIVHRDLKPENLLVNNDKLVIADFGSARKFDSATGQAPASKHSILFRPPEAFGSGAFFDRSSDVYQSGIIGYMLFGGSLSNDLLTHLSQRDMKAFREINQNDDFATSQFIDGCLEQRISKQRLLDWSSIPCFIPAPLKRVLRKAVQSHGERYDSVSEFLAELARVRNGMPEWIQTKAGPKLENWKGTDFLLERDGGFFQVKKKRHTSNNFRADKNYTPGKLDAVFKQLRANTGLP from the coding sequence TTGAACCCAAAGAGCTTCAGCACTGACGATTTGCCCGAAGAGGCACAGCAAGCTCTTGCACAGTTCCCGGAGTTTGAAGCTCTCGAATACAATGCCTCAGGTGCTAATGGTGATGTATTGCTAGGGCATCATCGTGTCTTGAAACGGCGTGTTGCTCTTAAAATTTACTTTCACGAAGATAGTGAGATTGATCAAGAACCAGCCATTTTAGCAAGAGTAAATCATGAAAATGTTTTAAAGGTTTACGACGCGCGAAAACTCGAAGCTAATTGCTCGTTTTACATGACGCCCGCTGCCGATGAAGGAGATTTGGCGAAATTCCTAGATAAGTATTACCTGTCCACTAGTTTATCTCATAGCTTGCTATGCCAGCTTTTGTCGGGTTTGTCAGCATTACATGATCCAACAATTGGGATAGTTCACCGGGATCTGAAGCCTGAAAACTTATTGGTTAACAATGATAAGCTTGTAATCGCCGATTTTGGCTCAGCTCGAAAGTTCGATTCGGCAACAGGTCAAGCTCCTGCATCAAAGCACAGCATTCTTTTCAGACCCCCTGAAGCTTTTGGGTCTGGCGCATTTTTCGATAGAAGTTCGGATGTCTATCAATCCGGAATAATAGGATATATGCTTTTTGGCGGCAGTCTTAGCAACGACTTATTAACGCATTTAAGTCAAAGAGACATGAAAGCCTTTAGGGAAATCAATCAAAATGATGACTTCGCTACTTCGCAGTTTATCGACGGTTGCTTAGAACAGCGAATTAGCAAGCAACGTCTTCTCGACTGGTCTAGCATCCCTTGCTTCATACCCGCGCCATTGAAGCGAGTTTTGCGCAAAGCTGTCCAAAGTCATGGTGAAAGATATGATTCCGTTAGTGAGTTTCTGGCAGAACTAGCCAGGGTCAGAAATGGTATGCCTGAATGGATTCAAACCAAGGCAGGACCGAAGCTAGAGAATTGGAAAGGAACCGATTTCCTTCTAGAGCGCGATGGCGGGTTTTTTCAGGTAAAGAAAAAGAGGCACACGAGCAACAATTTTAGAGCAGATAAAAACTATACTCCTGGAAAGTTAGATGCAGTATTTAAACAACTTCGAGCTAATACTGGGCTCCCATAG